The DNA window CCAAGGGCTCCGGGGTCATGACCCCCGTGCCCTGCATCAATCCAAACTTTAGGCATTTCTATTCCTCCTCATTTTTGCTTTTCAAAATTTCAACGCCTCTTACAAGTACGCTCGGTGGATCAAGCCCCATTTGTCCAGCGTTTTCTATTATCGACAGTGTTTCATTTACTATGAATGCTATTATAACCCCATCCCTTATGAAGTCAGAGCCCACAACCGAATCAAGTCCATGAGCTACTAGGACAATTAGGAGCATTACACCCTTTTTACAAAGCCCCTTAAAACCTACCTTAGAAGATGCTCCTCCACTTTCTGTTTTGGGGCTCTTTTTAAATACTATTGCCAAAATAAAACCAGTTACATAGTCTACGGCCATAAATAGTGCTAATGTTGCTAACGCTTTGTCCCAGCCTCCTAATGAATGTGCAATAGCGCTTCCGATTATTCCTGCAATGTATAGTAATTCTGTTTTTACTAAGTTTATTTTCTCCATTCTACACCCCTTATTTTTGGCATAAAAAAGAGAGCCTGTTGGCTCTCGATTTGAATATTATTTACTGCAACTTTTGTTTCTATTACACTGTATATTCATTTATTCTTTAAACAAGCTTTTATATTCTCTTTTAAGAAAGTCTATAACCTCTATACCACTTTCTTGTAACACTTTCAAATGTGTTTTATCATTTTTTTTTAAATAGTCTGAATTAAGATATTTTCTTGTTTTACCATCATCGCTTATAGGTAAGTCAGCAAATATCTGACTCTTATATTGTTTTATAAGATCACTACCTTCTATATCCTGTTCATATGTTTTTAGCTGCATACAATCGCTACTATCTACCAGATATCCGATTTTATATTTATTGATTGAATTATTATTTAAACTTGAAGTATATGGAGTTATCCTACATATAAAAGGTCTGACGTCATGAATCATGCAACCTTTTTCATCTCTAAAAGGACATAATATGTCGTTATCTATATTATGTCTTAAAACTTCTTTTATATCTTCATCAAGTTTTTTTATATGACTTTTTATAATAGTAGACTCAGAATTTAAAATCATTGTGGTAGAGTTTATACAACACTGTCCTTTATTTTTACAGGGACTGCATTTTTCCCAGTAAGGATCTTGAATTCTTAGCTTCTCTTGATATTTATCTAGTGTACGATAAAGCTTTAACATCTCTTTCTTTTTAATCAATGAAATCATCCCTTTTACTTTATTGTAACACAAAACTGGTTACCACATAAATACATTTTTCAATATTCTAATTCAACTTATTCCTAGCTTTAAATATCGTCTCCTTAGCATAAAAACAACACCCTTCAAGCATATACTTATGCTACCATCAGTAATACCAATTTATTTTAGTCAACTAATCTTATCGGCCTAAGCTACTATCTCCCCTGTCAGCAGATACTCGGCCACTGCTATTCTATACTCTTCCTCTACTACAGACTTCGTACCTCCCTCTACAGGCTCCAGATCATATCTCTCTAGCCTAACCAATGTTGCATAAGCTTTTATCTTCCACGCTTTCATTTTTAATTCCTCCTATTTTTCAGTTGTATTTAGTGTTGCTAAGTTCGCAACGCCTTCTTCTATGGCCGCTATTCTCGAATCAAGACTCAGTAGAGCCTCCCAAATGTCAGCTTGTTTCTTGTCTTGATTGCTTATTTCTTCATCCTTTATATCAGATAATGATCTTTCGTTTATAATTTTCATAGCCATTACTCAAAAGCACCTCCAAATCCGTCAAGTATTATTTGACTTGTAGCTGATCCCTTCTCTATAGTAAATCTAACACTTATACCCCACTGTAACGCTGTCTTTATATCGTTGATGAAATTATAGTGTCTATTTATAAGAACTTGACTCGTTATATCCTCCCATGTCGGAACTGCATCAAAAGCATTGTTACAAGCTTCTACTTTTGCTGTTGCTCCTGTAGGTATGGTCCATGTTGGAGAAACCAGTATCTTTGTGGCTTTTATATCTGTAGCAAAAGGTGTTTTCAACTCAAACTTAATTTTGTCATCTGTCCTTGTGAAAGTGTAAATCCTAACTGATGAACCACCTCTGGCATCTACAGCTTCAATTCTAAGAGAGTGTGTTCCTACAGCTAGTTTAAACCACTCGCTTTCAGGAATGGTCAACGTATAATCCGTATTAGGTGTAGCTGTAAAAGTTCTTATTACTACATTGTCTATTTTTTCTGTAACTGTGACTGCATCACCCTCATTATCGCTTATCTGATACACTTGACTAGGTACTATGGACAAGACTCCTAAATCCTTGTCGATATCGGATATACTCGGGGCTGTATTAGTCTTTGTAAAGGTATAGTTTCTATATGCTACACCACCCGCTCCATCATTGACTTCAATGGTTATTGTATTTATAGAGTTTAAATTCAAAGAGTCAAATAGAGCTTTTGTTATATCAAGATTGATATCTGTGGCTTTAGGTGCATTACTTATAGTTCTTAGTATTGCTCCGTTAAGCTTTTCAGTTACAGTCAAATTATTTGTAGCATCAGTATCGCTAACTTGGTAAGCAAAAGAAAAAGGAGTATTCTTGTCTCCTAAAGTTGCATCGGTGCCACTAACTGTAGGTATTGTGTTTACCAATATTCCCTTTACGTACCAAAACCCATCCGTATGCCTACCATCTTCCGGATAGGTTCCATCTTCTGCGATTATGTTTGACGTAACCAGACCTGCTTTCACGTAACCAGTTGGGCATTCCCAAACGTCCGCACCAATATGAGGAGCCCCATAAAGAGACCTCTTGAAGCAAGTAGAAAAGTATGAGTTTGCTTCTATCCAAAATTTATTATAATTACTAGGGTCAGTAATCAGCCCGCTAATAGTAGTCGCTTTTGGTCCCGTTCCGATAATTTTTCTCAAGTTAGAATCATAAGTCCAACTATCATATACTGTTATTGCATAATTATTATCAGCAGTCCAACCCTCCTGTCTATTTTTGAATACTGGAGGTCCAATATTTACTAATACAGAGTTGTATTTATTGTAGTAATACTTAGCCATAACTATATCACCAACCTTTTATTATCATAATCAAACACACCATTAGACAGTATGATGTCATCTAGCGTATCAAAGTTCTCGACAAAAATATTGTGAAAAAATCCGTTTATATTAGCTCCCTTAAGTACAGCCACTTCCACAGCCAGACGACTGATTAAATCTCGATTCTCATTTGAAAATCTGCTATTAAAGAAAATACCTTCCTCCATATGATTTAAGTTCCTTGCATTTACAGGTGTTCCTTGTTGCAGTATATCTCCCTCTTCTGGAATATGAGTGACGGTTCCATCTTCGTTTTGAACTTCTTGAAAAGTTCCTGGGCGCTCCACAACATGGTCTTCCCATAAAGTTTTCTCATAGTAATACCTATCAGACATTTTATCCCTCCATTACTTTTAAGCTGAAAAACAGTAAAAGACCTTTCGATATATCCTTTTGAATATTCTCAGGTCTTTCAATCAAAACTTTATTTGACTTTGAAATCAGCTTTATATTACTTACGTCATTTATAAAAGTATCATCTAGAAGCACATATGCCTTTATAACCCCCTCTTGTGTCGAGAGTTTGTATATTTCAACCCTTTGCTCAGTGCTATTAGCTTCTATAGTCACATGGCTTATCAAATCCTTTATAGCCTGAGTTATTTCAGCCAGACCTTCTTGTGTTATCATCTCTAAACCTCGCTTTCTGCGGCGAATGTACCCGCCATTTTATACTTCTGAACATTTGTACTATCCTTAGATTGAACTCTCAAGTTTTCGCTTAATCTAGCTCCCTGTGTTGAATAATCTGGCTTAATTCCACATAGGAAAGTCCCGCACATATTGAATGGATATTCATAATCTCTTATTTCAGGCTGTATTCCAATTTTGGTTTCGTATTCAACGCTAACTATATAGTCAAGGTGTGCTGGCATGACTTCTTTCAACGCTCTGTCTAAAGCCTGTAGATACCGCACATCATTCCTCGTATCTTTAAAGATTATTGTAATGATATACGCACCCTCTGCATGTTCTGCTATGTCTACTTCTCCACCTGAAAAAGAAGCGGCGATACTTTCTAATCGCTTTGGTGTAATTGTGCCGACACCTCTGTATTTGCTTAGCAAGGCCCCTCTTCGCAGTTCTAAAGTTAGGTTAAGATTACTTATATCCAGTATTTTTTCATACCTTTCGATATTTGTATCAGACACATTATTTATAGTGAAATCATTCATAACCTGATTGGTCTTATTTTCAAGGTCAACCAAGCCTCTATCCAACGCTTGGAGTATATCCGATATTATACCTATCTCTGCAAACCGTTTCGGTATTTTTCTAGACAACTTCGCCATTTATCATCAACTCCCCGAGTATAGCTATTTGTTCTTCACCTATAGCTATGTTGTCAGAAGCTATGTTAAGCGTAAGGCCTGTATAGTCAGCCACATCTTCCACGATCAGAGTAAGGTATCCTATCTGAGCATAAGACACTACCTGCTTGTCAGAATATCCTATATTCCTGAGATACTCGACTAAATTCTCTTTTATGCCCCCATTCACCACAGACGCCACAGCGCCATCTTTATAAGTAATATTCATAGCTATATTCACAGAAACTTCTATAGCGGTGCTGATAGTCACCACCGCCCCAACAGGGGCCTTACCTTCTCCCATTCCATCTACGGGGTCTATCGTCTGTTTAAGCTCAGAGAGCACTTCAGGGCTTGCTGTTCCGTAGTCTCTATTCAGCACTGATACTTTTACAGTTCCAGGACCATTCCAAAGCGGATAAACCTTCACTTTCCCAACATTTACATTTTCCCTTGCCCACTCTTCATAGTGATACTTGTTTCCGGAAGTGATAGGCTTTCTGATATGGAAAAGGACTCTATCTCTAAGTGACTCGTCATCCTCAATATCCGCCCCACCTTCAAGTGCTGACAAGTTCGTCACACTCTTCAACCCTTCTTGGGCATTATCTATCTTTGTTATTGCTCCTATAGGTACATTGCCTTTAGTTCCCGAATCCATGCACCGAACTTTAATAGTAGCTTTTCCATCTTTAGCTATTATTCCAGTTCCAATAGTTGAGAATTTCAGGGTATCCGAACTCAAAACAACCCCAGAATCAATTAAAGCTCCCGGTGTTCCAGTAAATTCTACCTCTCCTTCGGATGACAGCGCATTTTTTCTTGTTATATTGTGATCTAAAGCCTTTCTGTCAAGACCATCATTTACCGCAGTATCTATATACGCCTGGTCCTCAATGTACTTAAGCTGACTATAGTAGATTTTGAACTCTCTTGAAACTGATTGTATAACATCCATGACGAACGTCCCCTCTATCAAGCTCGCTGGATTTTGTATATAGTTTTTAATCCTTTGTAGTATATCGCTATAGGTGTACATTTACCTCTATCACCTCATCTTTGTAGATTGATTTCACTCTGACATTTGCGATTACTTTACTGCCTTCAATCTCTATGTCTACTTTCTCTACATTGGTTACATATGGATTCACCATTATAGCCTCCACTATATATCGCCTTATCTCAGACTTTTTTATGTCTAAACTCATAACTTCTCCCATGAGCTCCCACACATCGCACCCAAACTGGGAACTATAGGCCTCATATCTATTTCTCTCTGTAACCAAGGCCTTGAAAAGCCATATCTTTAAAGCTTCATTCCTATAGACATATTTAGGTCTTCCATCTTGCAGAATCAGCTCGTTTTTTGAAAAGTCATAGGCATATTCACATAATACAGGCAATTCCTTGTCTAAGTTCAAATTTAAAACCTCAGCCTGCATAGAGCCTGGAAGATTGCTCATTAAGCCCCACCTCCTATTTTCTTGACTCTGTTGAACACTATAAAGTTGTCTCCTCTGTCTACTACAGATACCAAGTCTCCGAGCTTCAATTCTATGATTCTATCATCTGCTCTGTTCACCAAGTCGTAAGGTTCAACTATAGCCTCCACATGATTTACTACGCTTATTGTGCTTTCTTGAACTATTTTGAAATTCAAAGGGACAAAGATATTCCAGTGTTCACTTGAATACCTCTGCCCCTCTATCTCTATAGCAAGTGGACTAAGACTCACTATAACAGCTATTTCTATAATATTTCTGCTCGGCCTTGGCCTTGGTAGATTCTCAAATATTTGTTCTAAGCCTCTCATCCTAACCTCCTATATATCTTTTCACCATGAATATATCCTTCTGAAGATTGTCTTCTCTACAAGGTTTCCCCTCTATATTGGTATGATATATTCGGCCATTTCCTACATATAGCGCCACGTGGCGCCCACCATTTGAAAACACAAGATCCCCGGGCTTTAAGTCATTCTTGGAAACTTGAACAGTCGCTTTGCTACTTCTCTGCGCCCCTGTATATGATCCTATATCAACTCCATATGCTCTGTAGAACACAGCTCTCACATAAGAGCTACAGTCGTAGTAGGTTCCTCGTGCTGTACTTGTCCCAAGACCATTAGGACCTATATTTGCTGGTCTTAGCTTCATGCTATAAGGAAGGCCGAAGTACTCTCGAGCTATACTAAATAACTTATTATTGTCAGAGGATACCTGCCCATTAACTTCCTTGCCTCCAAGCCTATCAAAGTATCCCCTAGCAGGCACGATTCTTAATCTTTGTATCATGCTTGGAGTGTCCGCAGATGCTTCGTATATGTCGTGGAACTGCTTTGTCGCAGTATCTACGGATGTGCTATTCTTAAATCCTTGTAGGCCACCCTTGAATCTATTTGCATAGTAAGGCTTTTTCATCTCTAAGTCTATATATTCCGCCTGAGTCATAAGGTCCCATTCATTCTTTCCACTGGCCTTAGCCCAGGCAACCAACTCTGCCCATCTCTGGGTCAAGGTCCACTGAGCAAGACCTCTTCCGGCACCCCCACCTGATTGATGGCACTTCGGGTCCAACTTGGACTCCTGATACAAATTTCCCAGTATTCCAGCTGTAGCCTCCTTGCTATATCCTCTACCTCTAAAGAAGTTCCAAAGCTTAACTTCGTTAGAGCTTCCACTAAGTGGCGCGAAAGATCCATCGCCGCCCTTAGTTGCTTCTTCTTTCATTTCATGCTCGTCCATCACATTTTCATAGCTCAAGTCTAGATCCACTGTATGAATTCCATTCTCCAAGCTATGCTTGTCACTTTCTATATATAGCTGCTCTGCTTCAATCATGCTAGTCTTCAACTTTACTGAATAGCCAGTCCTCAACCTCCAGTCTCCGATACAAGAGCATGTAATGTATTTCTTTCCACTACATAGCTCTATATTTTCCTTAGCAGTCTCTCCACTGCTGGATTGCTGAATTTTCTGTATCAATCCATATTTGTTTATATCTTCACTGCTTGATCTATCGCTAACAACTGTACCTTCGTCATTTATCTCAACAACCTTATTTACAAGCGTTTCAGAACTGTCTTCATAAGACACAGAGTCTAGAGCTCCAGGGACTTGCTGTTCTGAGTATTTAAGGATTAGCCCATCTACCAAATCTCCCTTCTCTATCATGTCAACTTTCCCATTGTTTACAACCGGATAGTATACTTTTCCAGTCTCTTTTTTTGCCTCCGTATACGCAGACATCATTATTTCATAGCAAGTCTTTCCTCTGCCATTTAGCTTTACGGTGACTCCGGTAGGAACTAACTTCCCAGCTTTAAGCCCAATCTCTTCTATAACTTGCTTTGCTACAGACTCGGCTGTTTTTCCCACAAATACACTATCCTTGCTTTCGCACTTATTCATGTAAATCAAAGGATCGTAACAAGTAAGCTGTTGAACTGTACTAGTGTCATCTAGTTTTTTAATCCAAACAGTTCCCCTGTAGAACTCTTTTCCCTTATCATCGAGTACTCCTATGCTATCCCCTCGCTCTATATCTACATTCGGAGCATAATAGTCCACCCCCTTCCTGATTACACTTATATCTAGAACCCTAGCTACTTGACTCAGAGCTCCTGATATTATAGTTTGGCCATCCACTAAATCTGTAATATCCAGTGGAGATTTTTTGCGTCTATACAGAATATATCTCATTACTTTGTCACCCACTCTAGTTCTACAGGCCTTTCTCTAAGTCCAGTGTCCTTGTCTATTGTCCGACCAGAACCCCCTACCTCAGAAACGTTCAAGAATCTGTATTCCGAAAGCTCCAATGTATAGTAAATATCTCCTGTACCATCTCTTTGCTCATATGTGAAGTTCTCTATAGCAAAGGCATCATTTATATCTGTCTCAGTTATAATAAGCCTTATTGGGCGATTACTGCCCTTCCACTTCTTTATCATATGAACTAGAGACCAAGGATCTACATGTGGCTTATAGGTACAAAATGGATACGTCTGATTCGGAAAAAAGCTCTCAATCGTTATATGCTTCAGCCCTGTCCTACCTATCAGCTTCATGTCCCCTCTTTCAAAGTTACTGAATGTTTCATTGTTGTGCCCAGTACCCAGTCCCCAACCTTGAGGATTTACAGGCAATTGCATTACATCTTCTCTATTGTTATAGCTTAGTATATATTTTTGCATACCAAACCTCCTAAGCCATATTTACTCTAAGCTTTCTAAGCTCTCTAGCTATTTCTCTTCCTACATCTGGACCAGTTTTATTTGCCCCGTTTACGTGTATTGTTATATTCATCTCTACGTTATCCCTGCCACCATCTTTAGATGCTTCTCTCTCTAATATGGCCTTTGTAGTAGCGTGAGGATATATTCTAGTTCCGTTAGGGAGATCTGCAATCTCTCCTCCACGTTCATTTATCATGGTTAGTCCTCCCGACCAATGGTTCGTACCATTGGCGTTTTCTCCTATTCCAAGCTTATCCGCTACCCAGCCTCCAATATTGCTCAAACCATCTATAAAGCCTTTAACTTTGTCTGTTACGGTGACTACTGCATCTGAGAAGGAACCTAGTTTATCATTTAGCCACCCCAGTACTGAATTTATCTTATCTCCTATCCATTCAGCAAAGATAGTTATCACAGGAACGACATTGTCGCCTATGAATTTTGCCAGTGTTGAAAAAATAGGAACTACGATACCACCTATAAAAGTGGATAGCATTT is part of the Andreesenia angusta genome and encodes:
- a CDS encoding phage tail tip lysozyme; protein product: MRYILYRRKKSPLDITDLVDGQTIISGALSQVARVLDISVIRKGVDYYAPNVDIERGDSIGVLDDKGKEFYRGTVWIKKLDDTSTVQQLTCYDPLIYMNKCESKDSVFVGKTAESVAKQVIEEIGLKAGKLVPTGVTVKLNGRGKTCYEIMMSAYTEAKKETGKVYYPVVNNGKVDMIEKGDLVDGLILKYSEQQVPGALDSVSYEDSSETLVNKVVEINDEGTVVSDRSSSEDINKYGLIQKIQQSSSGETAKENIELCSGKKYITCSCIGDWRLRTGYSVKLKTSMIEAEQLYIESDKHSLENGIHTVDLDLSYENVMDEHEMKEEATKGGDGSFAPLSGSSNEVKLWNFFRGRGYSKEATAGILGNLYQESKLDPKCHQSGGGAGRGLAQWTLTQRWAELVAWAKASGKNEWDLMTQAEYIDLEMKKPYYANRFKGGLQGFKNSTSVDTATKQFHDIYEASADTPSMIQRLRIVPARGYFDRLGGKEVNGQVSSDNNKLFSIAREYFGLPYSMKLRPANIGPNGLGTSTARGTYYDCSSYVRAVFYRAYGVDIGSYTGAQRSSKATVQVSKNDLKPGDLVFSNGGRHVALYVGNGRIYHTNIEGKPCREDNLQKDIFMVKRYIGG
- a CDS encoding baseplate J/gp47 family protein produces the protein MDVIQSVSREFKIYYSQLKYIEDQAYIDTAVNDGLDRKALDHNITRKNALSSEGEVEFTGTPGALIDSGVVLSSDTLKFSTIGTGIIAKDGKATIKVRCMDSGTKGNVPIGAITKIDNAQEGLKSVTNLSALEGGADIEDDESLRDRVLFHIRKPITSGNKYHYEEWARENVNVGKVKVYPLWNGPGTVKVSVLNRDYGTASPEVLSELKQTIDPVDGMGEGKAPVGAVVTISTAIEVSVNIAMNITYKDGAVASVVNGGIKENLVEYLRNIGYSDKQVVSYAQIGYLTLIVEDVADYTGLTLNIASDNIAIGEEQIAILGELMINGEVV
- a CDS encoding YkgJ family cysteine cluster protein gives rise to the protein MIKKKEMLKLYRTLDKYQEKLRIQDPYWEKCSPCKNKGQCCINSTTMILNSESTIIKSHIKKLDEDIKEVLRHNIDNDILCPFRDEKGCMIHDVRPFICRITPYTSSLNNNSINKYKIGYLVDSSDCMQLKTYEQDIEGSDLIKQYKSQIFADLPISDDGKTRKYLNSDYLKKNDKTHLKVLQESGIEVIDFLKREYKSLFKE
- a CDS encoding DUF2634 domain-containing protein, which gives rise to MSNLPGSMQAEVLNLNLDKELPVLCEYAYDFSKNELILQDGRPKYVYRNEALKIWLFKALVTERNRYEAYSSQFGCDVWELMGEVMSLDIKKSEIRRYIVEAIMVNPYVTNVEKVDIEIEGSKVIANVRVKSIYKDEVIEVNVHL
- a CDS encoding phage holin family protein, with product MEKINLVKTELLYIAGIIGSAIAHSLGGWDKALATLALFMAVDYVTGFILAIVFKKSPKTESGGASSKVGFKGLCKKGVMLLIVLVAHGLDSVVGSDFIRDGVIIAFIVNETLSIIENAGQMGLDPPSVLVRGVEILKSKNEEE
- a CDS encoding putative phage tail protein — encoded protein: MSRKIPKRFAEIGIISDILQALDRGLVDLENKTNQVMNDFTINNVSDTNIERYEKILDISNLNLTLELRRGALLSKYRGVGTITPKRLESIAASFSGGEVDIAEHAEGAYIITIIFKDTRNDVRYLQALDRALKEVMPAHLDYIVSVEYETKIGIQPEIRDYEYPFNMCGTFLCGIKPDYSTQGARLSENLRVQSKDSTNVQKYKMAGTFAAESEV
- a CDS encoding CD1375 family protein, producing MKAWKIKAYATLVRLERYDLEPVEGGTKSVVEEEYRIAVAEYLLTGEIVA